Proteins encoded together in one Bombus pascuorum chromosome 16, iyBomPasc1.1, whole genome shotgun sequence window:
- the LOC132915218 gene encoding ankycorbin isoform X4, which yields MDTKTPPIPLKVQEKPKPKQQKSVADVSLPPLTPYRNHRQRQKTPGTQWSRDVPSAVRYQDHQKKRPYRVLQIGATPLMHACQQGDRARVLRLLREQEETVGYRDRTLRNALHYCMDAGTAGAVAAAVPELVNAPDAEGHTPLHLAVIAGDTQLVAVLLANGADVNAKDLEGHSVLHWATVCGEAECVRLVLAAGARPSTPDLRGGSPLHYAAQCCGAAATAELAVPKKVGLKVLQTLLEFGADVNAKDEDGRQPILWAASAGSVEAVLALARAGGSAAAGAADKDGLTALHCAASRGHARCVEALVNLCGAHPDHVDDNGCSALHYAATLGHADATALILKLGADPNRQDRKGRTPALCAAAKGQLETLKILAQHGGSLYARSVRGTGVAHEAVASGRIELIKWLAKKRPSTLDVATQDGKTPLHVAALHGHLDVCKVLLDNGARINAVLRTSKGNLMTALDAALYRGHRDCAKLIQMHGGTTSQKLRMQKTVPNKVFSTKLRMRHLDSSTDTESSPRRQDRSCKLPELYYEEQWIKKRTRRRGNLRKLARQDSRSFSEEEVRLSKSSSKKDHQRRARSESARYEEDDTDRKLRRGRSKKRSSKSRHDSSGLSSESDSSERAKDRSKQKFDSRRDESKTNGTEGSKRDDDDESVSDDSLEVVVVRKSLERKCEKVVSGRRSKTPRESSRETKFTKTHRSTRRKLKSSRSKTSDNGESTTDRMHSLDKEQGPTESTLHSEQTPRTSIDEEKQKEGNIVESRYRRDVTDSTSQETVERVVVTAMVHKDQGPDTPKSAAEASKEVTFDDRLRTEVIEMQEIAGDVSSGKADDILEQSDASRTDLVQKAASLKKDVEEMRQQVAQEKIQQEEGSQQSQEKEDSKRDQEKEDEKSEREKEDTKAVDHMRKDQDDQIETSFSDGAKKKDKRKDESEKGRLDAREPTKSESPTLDSGEYQRQEDDLASKSDEASSGTKPDENLDKETRSEKTDVSEPILAKDQEDSEKGTTSESAESQKRLEKDTTPRTAVEGVSPSEGEEKKWTPEETKSKSKVKSATVKRKASFDEKRSKSSSSRSDESPKKSGGTQKRKEFEKTSEVQKEGEIAVEAILTKSSSKESQDEKEQTVRRKSVDFSSSKDSALMEDKSLSTDTPTATKRKIYDEEEVAQVSSPAKSDLEDHKDEDEAKKVKKHPMEDALGTVETFRYIDESSSSSPKSAQTRRSRPSTGKIRQTGQSSVRKCLFESSEERSPDRSAIVAVIESPEWDEEDDEIDKEIRDAIGEDGEHETEAEDDNEMGVIRVLPSTSEEEMSRAGHDVCRTSATDSLPQVQSGTRTRLTRVQSPQESRVSRLQGKQRRDSGGRDSGIEPSPRVSRIPRRRIMKCCPNTDKQQSLNKDTIIRDVQISLRRYHLERKIFFQLMELKRLQIRHGRANEQVLVKRQVDAFHKAGMSGPTLGVAKYDQPLTFRHFEAFLYDQLRKIQKRPATPDFCMEAKQCIQKTHRCHHATSAYTSFPAYTYLGGGGQEQADLLPKIESRGKGQMRVEVTHGEEKQIIALPAERLDRSKKYYVTFTVRGEAQQEIEKPKSSIGIQRNAKSV from the exons ATGGACACTAAGACTCCACCGATCCCGTTGAAGGTCCAGGAGAAGCCAAAACCGAAGCAGCAGAAAAGTGTGGCCGACGTGTCCTTGCCCCCGCTGACACCATACAGGAATCATCGTCAGAGGCAGAAAACGCCTGGAACTCAGTGGTCGCGTGATGTGCCCAGCGCCGTACGGTATCAGGATCATCAGAAAAAAAGGCCTTACAG AGTGCTTCAAATCGGCGCCACGCCTTTGATGCACGCTTGCCAACAGGGCGACAGAGCCAGGGTTTTAAGGCTATTGAGAGAGCAAGAGGAAACGGTTGGCTACAGAGATCGTACCTTGAGGAACGCACTTCACTATTGCATGGACGCTGGAACCGCAGGTGCCGTCGCGGCGGCGGTACCGGAACTGGTAAATGCACCAGACGCAGAAGGACACACGCCGCTTCATTTGGCTGTCATCGCAGGTGATACGCAATTAGTGGCTGTTTTATTGGCAAACGGCGCTGACGTGAATGCCAAGGATCTGGAGGGACACAGTGTTCTTCATTGGGCGACTG TGTGCGGGGAAGCAGAATGTGTTCGCTTGGTGTTAGCGGCGGGTGCTCGGCCATCCACACCCGATCTTCGCGGAGGATCTCCACTTCACTATGCCGCTCAGTGTTGTGGTGCAGCCGCGACTGCGGAACTTGCTGTACCTAAGAAAGTTGGTTTAAAAGTTCTCCAGACTCTGCTGGAATTCGGTGCCGATGTGAACGCGAAAGACGAAGATGGAAGACAGCCGATTTTATGGGCGGCTAGTGCCGGTAGCGTGGAAGCTGTGTTGGCTTTAGCGAG agCCGGTGGCTCAGCTGCCGCAGGAGCTGCAGACAAGGATGGCCTGACGGCACTTCATTGCGCTGCTTCCAGAGGTCACGCTAGGTGCGTCGAGGCCTTAGTAAATCTCTGCGGTGCTCATCCTGATCACGTAGACGATAATGGATGCTCAGCCCTACATTATGCTGCCACTCTTGGTCACGCTGATGCCACAGCCTTAATTCTAAAGTTAGGAGCCGATCCGAATCGGCAGGATCGAAAGGGTAGAAC acCAGCACTTTGCGCGGCAGCGAAAGGCCAACTGGAAACCTTGAAGATTCTTGCCCAGCACGGTGGTTCTCTTTACGCGAGAAGTGTACGAGGAACCGGTGTCGCCCATGAAGCTGTTGCTTCTGGTAggatcgaattaattaaatggtTGGCGAAAAAACGGCCAAGCACTTTGGACGTTGCCACGCAAGATGGCAAGACACCTTTGCACGTGGCTGCTCTTCATGGACATTTGGACGTGTGCAAGGTTCTTCTGGACAATGGCGCGAGGATCAATGCTGTTCTCCGAACTAGCAAAGGCAATTTGATGACAGCTCTGGACGCGGCGCTTTACAGGGGACACAGGGATTGCGCGAAATTGATCCAAATGCACGGTGGTACTACGTCACAAAAATTGAGGATGCAGAAAACTGTGCCGAATAAAG TATTCTCAACGAAACTGCGAATGAGACATCTGGATAGCAGCACCGATACGGAAAGCAGTCCCCGTAGACAAGATCGTAGTTGCAAACTTCCAGAATTATACTACGAGGAGCAATGGATTAAGAAGAGAACGCGACGAAGAGGAAATTTGAGAAAGTTGGCGCGCCAGGATAGCCGCAGCTTCAGCGAGGAAGAAGTTAGATTATCGAAGTCATCCTCGAAAAAAGATCATCAAAGGAGAGCTCGTAGTGAATCAGCACg gTATGAAGAAGATGATACCGATCGGAAAttgagaagaggaagaagtaAAAAACGATCATCGAAATCCAGACACGACTCTAGCGGATTATCCTCAGAGTCAGACAGCTCCGAACGCGCTAAAGACAGGTCGAAGCAAAAATTCGATTCGAGAAGAGACGAGAGCAAAACTAATGGAACGGAGGGTTCAAAGAGAGACGATGACGATGAAAGCGTGAGCGACGACAGCCTTGAAGTGGTAGTGGTACGAAAATCTCTGGAGAGGAAATGCGAGAAGGTGGTGTCTGGAAGAAGATCAAAGACACCGAGGGAAAGTTCAAGAGAAACGAAATTCACAAAGACTCACAGGAGCACCAGAAGGAAATTGAAATCCAGCAGATCCAAAACATCGGATAATGGCGAGAGTACAACGGATCGAATGCATTCGCTGGACAAAGAACAAGGACCGACAGAATCTACGCTTCACAGCGAACAGACACCTAGAACATCGATAGACGAAGAAAAGCAAAAGGAAGGGAACATCGTTGAAAGTCGATATCGTAGAGACGTGACCGACAGCACCAGTCAAGAAACGGTGGAACGCGTCGTTGTGACAGCGATGGTCCATAAAGATCAAGGTCCAGATACTCCAAAATCGGCAGCGGAAGCTTCGAAGGAAGTCACCTTCGACGACAGATTAAGAACGGAAGTGATCGAGATGCAAGAAATAGCGGGAGACGTTAGTTCAGGCAAAGCGGACGATATTTTAGAGCAGAGTGACGCATCGCGTACCGATCTCGTGCAGAAAGCTGCCAGTTTGAAGAAAGATGTGGAAGAGATGAGACAGCAGGTTGCACAGGAGAAAATTCAACAAGAAGAAGGCTCGCAGCAGAGTCAAGAGAAGGAAGATTCCAAACGGGACCAAGAGAAAGAGGATGAAAAATCAGAACGAGAGAAGGAGGACACGAAAGCCGTGGATCACATGAGAAAAGATCAGGATGATCAAATCGAGACCTCGTTCAGTGATGGGGCAAAGAAGAAGGATAAGAGGAAAGATGAAAGCGAGAAAG GCAGGTTAGACGCACGCGAGCCGACTAAGTCAGAAAGTCCCACGTTGGATTCTGGAGAGTATCAGCGACAGGAAGACGATCTCGCTTCCAAATCAGACGAAGCGTCATCTGGAACAAAACCTGACGAGAATCTCGATAAAGAGACGCGTAGTGAGAAAACGGACGTGTCCGAGCCGATCTTAGCGAAGGATCAGGAAGATTCGGAGAAAGGGACCACATCTGAAAGTGCGGAAAGTCAAAAGCGTTTGGAGAAAGACACTACACCAAGGACAGCTGTGGAAGGCGTTTCACCGTcagaaggagaagagaaaaagtgGACGccggaagaaacgaaaagtaaATCAAAAGTTAAATCTGCGACGGTAAAAAGAAAGGCGTCTTTCGATGAAAAAAGATCAAAGTCCTCGTCTTCGAGGTCGGATGAAAGTCCCAAAAAGAGTGGGGGGACTCAGAAGAGGAAAGAATTTG AGAAGACGTCAGAAGTGCAGAAGGAGGGTGAAATTGCTGTTGAGGCCATCTTAACAAAAAGCTCGAGCAAGGAGTCACAGGATGAAAAGGAGCAAACTGTTCGTAGAAAATCTGTCGATTTCTCATCCTCTAAAGACTCTGCGTTAATGGAAGACAAATCGTTGAGCACAGATACACCAACTGCCACGAAACGAAAGATTTACGACGAGGAGGAAGTTGCCCAAGTCTCGTCTCCTGCAAAGTCCGATTTAGAAGATCATAAGGATGAAGACGAAGCTAAAAAAGTGAAGAAACATCCTATGGAAGACGCACTGGGGACAG TAGAGACCTTTCGATATATTGACGAAAGTTCCTCGAGTTCTCCGAAATCGGCGCAAACCAGACGCTCGAGACCGTCAACGGGAAAAATTAGACAAACTGGACAATCGTCGGTAAGAAAATGTTTGTTCGAAAGTTCAGAAGAACGTTCTCCAGATAGGAGCGCTATAGTGGCGGTGATTGAGAGTCCAGAATGGGACGAAGAGGACGACGAGATTGACAAGGAGATCAGAGACGCTATCGGGGAGGACGGAGAACACGAGACAGAAGCCGAGGATGATAACGAGATGGGTGTCATCAGGGTATTGCCAAGTACGAGCGAGGAAGAAATGTCTCGAGCTGGTCATGATGTTTGCAGGACTTCGGCGACCGACTCGTTACCCCAA GTACAATCCGGTACTCGAACTCGTTTGACACGAGTTCAAAGTCCTCAGGAAAGTAGAGTCAGTCGACTGCAAGGGAAACAACGCCGTGACAGCGGCGGCAGGGATAGTGGCATAGAACCCAGCCCTAGGGTATCACGGATACCGAGAAGAAGGATCATGAAATGTTGTCCAAACACCGATAAGCAACAGTCCCTTAACAAAGACACCATAATAAGAGATGTCCAAATCAGTTTACGACGATATCACTtggaaagaaagatatttttccaaCTGATGGAACTGAAGAGACTACAGATACGTCATGGCAGAGCGAATGAACAAGTTTTGGTTAAGAGACAA GTGGATGCTTTCCATAAAGCTGGGATGTCTGGACCCACCCTGGGTGTAGCAAAATACGATCAACCCTTAACGTTCAG
- the LOC132915218 gene encoding ankycorbin isoform X1 produces the protein MDTKTPPIPLKVQEKPKPKQQKSVADVSLPPLTPYRNHRQRQKTPGTQWSRDVPSAVRYQDHQKKRPYRVLQIGATPLMHACQQGDRARVLRLLREQEETVGYRDRTLRNALHYCMDAGTAGAVAAAVPELVNAPDAEGHTPLHLAVIAGDTQLVAVLLANGADVNAKDLEGHSVLHWATVCGEAECVRLVLAAGARPSTPDLRGGSPLHYAAQCCGAAATAELAVPKKVGLKVLQTLLEFGADVNAKDEDGRQPILWAASAGSVEAVLALARAGGSAAAGAADKDGLTALHCAASRGHARCVEALVNLCGAHPDHVDDNGCSALHYAATLGHADATALILKLGADPNRQDRKGRTPALCAAAKGQLETLKILAQHGGSLYARSVRGTGVAHEAVASGRIELIKWLAKKRPSTLDVATQDGKTPLHVAALHGHLDVCKVLLDNGARINAVLRTSKGNLMTALDAALYRGHRDCAKLIQMHGGTTSQKLRMQKTVPNKVFSTKLRMRHLDSSTDTESSPRRQDRSCKLPELYYEEQWIKKRTRRRGNLRKLARQDSRSFSEEEVRLSKSSSKKDHQRRARSESARYEEDDTDRKLRRGRSKKRSSKSRHDSSGLSSESDSSERAKDRSKQKFDSRRDESKTNGTEGSKRDDDDESVSDDSLEVVVVRKSLERKCEKVVSGRRSKTPRESSRETKFTKTHRSTRRKLKSSRSKTSDNGESTTDRMHSLDKEQGPTESTLHSEQTPRTSIDEEKQKEGNIVESRYRRDVTDSTSQETVERVVVTAMVHKDQGPDTPKSAAEASKEVTFDDRLRTEVIEMQEIAGDVSSGKADDILEQSDASRTDLVQKAASLKKDVEEMRQQVAQEKIQQEEGSQQSQEKEDSKRDQEKEDEKSEREKEDTKAVDHMRKDQDDQIETSFSDGAKKKDKRKDESEKGRLDAREPTKSESPTLDSGEYQRQEDDLASKSDEASSGTKPDENLDKETRSEKTDVSEPILAKDQEDSEKGTTSESAESQKRLEKDTTPRTAVEGVSPSEGEEKKWTPEETKSKSKVKSATVKRKASFDEKRSKSSSSRSDESPKKSGGTQKRKEFGKRRESSTKNVSMKLSTEKASKVVAEKTSEVQKEGEIAVEAILTKSSSKESQDEKEQTVRRKSVDFSSSKDSALMEDKSLSTDTPTATKRKIYDEEEVAQVSSPAKSDLEDHKDEDEAKKVKKHPMEDALGTVETFRYIDESSSSSPKSAQTRRSRPSTGKIRQTGQSSVRKCLFESSEERSPDRSAIVAVIESPEWDEEDDEIDKEIRDAIGEDGEHETEAEDDNEMGVIRVLPSTSEEEMSRAGHDVCRTSATDSLPQVQSGTRTRLTRVQSPQESRVSRLQGKQRRDSGGRDSGIEPSPRVSRIPRRRIMKCCPNTDKQQSLNKDTIIRDVQISLRRYHLERKIFFQLMELKRLQIRHGRANEQVLVKRQVDAFHKAGMSGPTLGVAKYDQPLTFRHFEAFLYDQLRKIQKRPATPDFCMEAKQCIQKTHRCHHATSAYTSFPAYTYLGGGGQEQADLLPKIESRGKGQMRVEVTHGEEKQIIALPAERLDRSKKYYVTFTVRGEAQQEIEKPKSSIGIQRNAKSV, from the exons ATGGACACTAAGACTCCACCGATCCCGTTGAAGGTCCAGGAGAAGCCAAAACCGAAGCAGCAGAAAAGTGTGGCCGACGTGTCCTTGCCCCCGCTGACACCATACAGGAATCATCGTCAGAGGCAGAAAACGCCTGGAACTCAGTGGTCGCGTGATGTGCCCAGCGCCGTACGGTATCAGGATCATCAGAAAAAAAGGCCTTACAG AGTGCTTCAAATCGGCGCCACGCCTTTGATGCACGCTTGCCAACAGGGCGACAGAGCCAGGGTTTTAAGGCTATTGAGAGAGCAAGAGGAAACGGTTGGCTACAGAGATCGTACCTTGAGGAACGCACTTCACTATTGCATGGACGCTGGAACCGCAGGTGCCGTCGCGGCGGCGGTACCGGAACTGGTAAATGCACCAGACGCAGAAGGACACACGCCGCTTCATTTGGCTGTCATCGCAGGTGATACGCAATTAGTGGCTGTTTTATTGGCAAACGGCGCTGACGTGAATGCCAAGGATCTGGAGGGACACAGTGTTCTTCATTGGGCGACTG TGTGCGGGGAAGCAGAATGTGTTCGCTTGGTGTTAGCGGCGGGTGCTCGGCCATCCACACCCGATCTTCGCGGAGGATCTCCACTTCACTATGCCGCTCAGTGTTGTGGTGCAGCCGCGACTGCGGAACTTGCTGTACCTAAGAAAGTTGGTTTAAAAGTTCTCCAGACTCTGCTGGAATTCGGTGCCGATGTGAACGCGAAAGACGAAGATGGAAGACAGCCGATTTTATGGGCGGCTAGTGCCGGTAGCGTGGAAGCTGTGTTGGCTTTAGCGAG agCCGGTGGCTCAGCTGCCGCAGGAGCTGCAGACAAGGATGGCCTGACGGCACTTCATTGCGCTGCTTCCAGAGGTCACGCTAGGTGCGTCGAGGCCTTAGTAAATCTCTGCGGTGCTCATCCTGATCACGTAGACGATAATGGATGCTCAGCCCTACATTATGCTGCCACTCTTGGTCACGCTGATGCCACAGCCTTAATTCTAAAGTTAGGAGCCGATCCGAATCGGCAGGATCGAAAGGGTAGAAC acCAGCACTTTGCGCGGCAGCGAAAGGCCAACTGGAAACCTTGAAGATTCTTGCCCAGCACGGTGGTTCTCTTTACGCGAGAAGTGTACGAGGAACCGGTGTCGCCCATGAAGCTGTTGCTTCTGGTAggatcgaattaattaaatggtTGGCGAAAAAACGGCCAAGCACTTTGGACGTTGCCACGCAAGATGGCAAGACACCTTTGCACGTGGCTGCTCTTCATGGACATTTGGACGTGTGCAAGGTTCTTCTGGACAATGGCGCGAGGATCAATGCTGTTCTCCGAACTAGCAAAGGCAATTTGATGACAGCTCTGGACGCGGCGCTTTACAGGGGACACAGGGATTGCGCGAAATTGATCCAAATGCACGGTGGTACTACGTCACAAAAATTGAGGATGCAGAAAACTGTGCCGAATAAAG TATTCTCAACGAAACTGCGAATGAGACATCTGGATAGCAGCACCGATACGGAAAGCAGTCCCCGTAGACAAGATCGTAGTTGCAAACTTCCAGAATTATACTACGAGGAGCAATGGATTAAGAAGAGAACGCGACGAAGAGGAAATTTGAGAAAGTTGGCGCGCCAGGATAGCCGCAGCTTCAGCGAGGAAGAAGTTAGATTATCGAAGTCATCCTCGAAAAAAGATCATCAAAGGAGAGCTCGTAGTGAATCAGCACg gTATGAAGAAGATGATACCGATCGGAAAttgagaagaggaagaagtaAAAAACGATCATCGAAATCCAGACACGACTCTAGCGGATTATCCTCAGAGTCAGACAGCTCCGAACGCGCTAAAGACAGGTCGAAGCAAAAATTCGATTCGAGAAGAGACGAGAGCAAAACTAATGGAACGGAGGGTTCAAAGAGAGACGATGACGATGAAAGCGTGAGCGACGACAGCCTTGAAGTGGTAGTGGTACGAAAATCTCTGGAGAGGAAATGCGAGAAGGTGGTGTCTGGAAGAAGATCAAAGACACCGAGGGAAAGTTCAAGAGAAACGAAATTCACAAAGACTCACAGGAGCACCAGAAGGAAATTGAAATCCAGCAGATCCAAAACATCGGATAATGGCGAGAGTACAACGGATCGAATGCATTCGCTGGACAAAGAACAAGGACCGACAGAATCTACGCTTCACAGCGAACAGACACCTAGAACATCGATAGACGAAGAAAAGCAAAAGGAAGGGAACATCGTTGAAAGTCGATATCGTAGAGACGTGACCGACAGCACCAGTCAAGAAACGGTGGAACGCGTCGTTGTGACAGCGATGGTCCATAAAGATCAAGGTCCAGATACTCCAAAATCGGCAGCGGAAGCTTCGAAGGAAGTCACCTTCGACGACAGATTAAGAACGGAAGTGATCGAGATGCAAGAAATAGCGGGAGACGTTAGTTCAGGCAAAGCGGACGATATTTTAGAGCAGAGTGACGCATCGCGTACCGATCTCGTGCAGAAAGCTGCCAGTTTGAAGAAAGATGTGGAAGAGATGAGACAGCAGGTTGCACAGGAGAAAATTCAACAAGAAGAAGGCTCGCAGCAGAGTCAAGAGAAGGAAGATTCCAAACGGGACCAAGAGAAAGAGGATGAAAAATCAGAACGAGAGAAGGAGGACACGAAAGCCGTGGATCACATGAGAAAAGATCAGGATGATCAAATCGAGACCTCGTTCAGTGATGGGGCAAAGAAGAAGGATAAGAGGAAAGATGAAAGCGAGAAAG GCAGGTTAGACGCACGCGAGCCGACTAAGTCAGAAAGTCCCACGTTGGATTCTGGAGAGTATCAGCGACAGGAAGACGATCTCGCTTCCAAATCAGACGAAGCGTCATCTGGAACAAAACCTGACGAGAATCTCGATAAAGAGACGCGTAGTGAGAAAACGGACGTGTCCGAGCCGATCTTAGCGAAGGATCAGGAAGATTCGGAGAAAGGGACCACATCTGAAAGTGCGGAAAGTCAAAAGCGTTTGGAGAAAGACACTACACCAAGGACAGCTGTGGAAGGCGTTTCACCGTcagaaggagaagagaaaaagtgGACGccggaagaaacgaaaagtaaATCAAAAGTTAAATCTGCGACGGTAAAAAGAAAGGCGTCTTTCGATGAAAAAAGATCAAAGTCCTCGTCTTCGAGGTCGGATGAAAGTCCCAAAAAGAGTGGGGGGACTCAGAAGAGGAAAGAATTTGGTAAGAGGCGCGAATCTTCCACGAAAAACGTATCCATGAAATTGTCCACGGAAAAAGCGAGCAAAGTAGTCGCAGAGAAGACGTCAGAAGTGCAGAAGGAGGGTGAAATTGCTGTTGAGGCCATCTTAACAAAAAGCTCGAGCAAGGAGTCACAGGATGAAAAGGAGCAAACTGTTCGTAGAAAATCTGTCGATTTCTCATCCTCTAAAGACTCTGCGTTAATGGAAGACAAATCGTTGAGCACAGATACACCAACTGCCACGAAACGAAAGATTTACGACGAGGAGGAAGTTGCCCAAGTCTCGTCTCCTGCAAAGTCCGATTTAGAAGATCATAAGGATGAAGACGAAGCTAAAAAAGTGAAGAAACATCCTATGGAAGACGCACTGGGGACAG TAGAGACCTTTCGATATATTGACGAAAGTTCCTCGAGTTCTCCGAAATCGGCGCAAACCAGACGCTCGAGACCGTCAACGGGAAAAATTAGACAAACTGGACAATCGTCGGTAAGAAAATGTTTGTTCGAAAGTTCAGAAGAACGTTCTCCAGATAGGAGCGCTATAGTGGCGGTGATTGAGAGTCCAGAATGGGACGAAGAGGACGACGAGATTGACAAGGAGATCAGAGACGCTATCGGGGAGGACGGAGAACACGAGACAGAAGCCGAGGATGATAACGAGATGGGTGTCATCAGGGTATTGCCAAGTACGAGCGAGGAAGAAATGTCTCGAGCTGGTCATGATGTTTGCAGGACTTCGGCGACCGACTCGTTACCCCAA GTACAATCCGGTACTCGAACTCGTTTGACACGAGTTCAAAGTCCTCAGGAAAGTAGAGTCAGTCGACTGCAAGGGAAACAACGCCGTGACAGCGGCGGCAGGGATAGTGGCATAGAACCCAGCCCTAGGGTATCACGGATACCGAGAAGAAGGATCATGAAATGTTGTCCAAACACCGATAAGCAACAGTCCCTTAACAAAGACACCATAATAAGAGATGTCCAAATCAGTTTACGACGATATCACTtggaaagaaagatatttttccaaCTGATGGAACTGAAGAGACTACAGATACGTCATGGCAGAGCGAATGAACAAGTTTTGGTTAAGAGACAA GTGGATGCTTTCCATAAAGCTGGGATGTCTGGACCCACCCTGGGTGTAGCAAAATACGATCAACCCTTAACGTTCAG